In Cupriavidus basilensis, one genomic interval encodes:
- a CDS encoding biotin--[acetyl-CoA-carboxylase] ligase — MSADKSLPTPDPLPGPAAPAQAWRIDPDRLRAALTGPARGWTLGVVDETGSTNADLTLACRSAPWTESATLRLAYRQTAGRGRQGRPWQGQAGLTFSVALPLPLAPSQLSGLSLAVGLALAEALGDCDARLGAAVGLKWPNDLQIDGRKLAGILIESVPAGPQRVWAVVGIGLNLVRDAQMEAALGRSLAGVTEFLPGCDPTALLAAVLNRLAVMREDFLAQGFAPMAPRWSARDAYRDQPVRLLHDGRVQAEGLARGVDGDGHLLLETPSGLERIASGEVSLRLAEKAADKAADRGAGA, encoded by the coding sequence ATGTCCGCTGACAAATCCTTGCCCACGCCAGACCCGCTCCCTGGGCCCGCCGCTCCCGCGCAAGCCTGGCGCATCGACCCCGACCGCCTGCGCGCCGCGCTCACCGGCCCCGCGCGCGGCTGGACCCTCGGCGTGGTCGACGAGACCGGCTCCACCAACGCCGACCTGACGCTGGCCTGCCGCAGCGCGCCGTGGACCGAGTCCGCCACGCTGCGCCTGGCCTATCGGCAGACCGCCGGGCGGGGCCGCCAGGGGCGTCCCTGGCAAGGCCAGGCGGGGCTGACGTTTTCGGTGGCGCTGCCCCTGCCGCTGGCGCCCTCGCAGTTGAGCGGGCTGAGCCTGGCGGTGGGGCTGGCGCTGGCCGAGGCGCTGGGCGACTGCGACGCGCGCCTTGGCGCCGCCGTTGGCCTGAAGTGGCCTAACGACCTGCAGATCGACGGCCGCAAGCTGGCCGGCATCCTGATCGAGTCGGTGCCGGCGGGGCCACAGCGAGTCTGGGCGGTGGTCGGCATTGGCCTGAACCTGGTGCGCGATGCGCAGATGGAAGCCGCGCTCGGGCGCAGCCTGGCTGGTGTGACCGAATTCCTGCCGGGCTGCGATCCCACAGCGCTGCTGGCGGCGGTGCTGAACCGGCTCGCGGTGATGCGCGAGGATTTCCTGGCGCAGGGCTTCGCACCGATGGCGCCCCGCTGGTCCGCGCGCGACGCCTATCGCGACCAGCCGGTGCGCCTGCTGCACGACGGCCGCGTGCAGGCCGAAGGCCTGGCGCGCGGCGTTGACGGCGACGGCCACTTGCTGCTGGAAACGCCCTCGGGCCTGGAGCGCATTGCCAGCGGCGAAGTGTCGCTGCGCTTGGCGGAAAAAGCGGCGGACAAAGCGGCGGACAGAGGGGCGGGCGCATGA